One window of Burkholderia vietnamiensis LMG 10929 genomic DNA carries:
- the gluQRS gene encoding tRNA glutamyl-Q(34) synthetase GluQRS produces the protein MNGYRGRFAPSPTGPLHFGSLVGALASWLDARAHGGAWLVRIEDIDGPRTVPGADDDILATLAHFGMTPDEPPVWQSTRDARYAAELERLRAAGLVYPCGCTRKEIADSLRAAHERHTTLAYPGTCRTGLHGKPARAWRLRVPDGADAIIRFDDRWQHEQQQNLATEVGDFVLKRADGQWAYQLAVVVDDADARITHVVRGADLLDSTARQIYLQRCLGVPTPAYLHVPVVVAANGEKLSKQTGALALERDDPLPALRAAAAHLGLAGDGELAGDTLESFYAAATAAWARRFGPRSA, from the coding sequence ATGAACGGCTACCGCGGCCGCTTCGCGCCGTCGCCGACCGGCCCCCTGCATTTCGGCTCGCTGGTCGGCGCGCTCGCGAGCTGGCTCGACGCGCGCGCACACGGCGGCGCATGGCTCGTGCGGATCGAGGACATCGACGGCCCGCGCACCGTGCCGGGCGCCGACGACGACATCCTCGCGACGCTCGCGCATTTCGGCATGACGCCCGACGAGCCGCCCGTATGGCAAAGCACGCGCGACGCGCGCTATGCGGCCGAGCTCGAGCGCCTGCGCGCCGCGGGCCTCGTCTACCCGTGCGGCTGCACGCGCAAGGAAATCGCCGATTCGCTGCGCGCCGCGCACGAGCGCCATACGACGCTCGCGTACCCGGGCACCTGCCGCACCGGGCTGCACGGCAAACCGGCGCGTGCCTGGCGGCTGCGCGTGCCCGACGGCGCCGACGCAATCATCCGGTTCGACGATCGCTGGCAGCACGAGCAACAGCAGAACCTCGCCACCGAAGTCGGCGATTTCGTGCTCAAGCGCGCCGACGGACAATGGGCGTATCAGCTCGCGGTCGTGGTCGACGATGCCGACGCCCGCATCACCCACGTCGTGCGCGGCGCCGACCTGCTCGATTCGACCGCGCGCCAGATCTACCTGCAACGCTGTCTCGGCGTGCCGACGCCCGCATATCTGCACGTGCCGGTCGTCGTCGCTGCGAACGGCGAAAAGCTCAGCAAACAGACGGGCGCGCTCGCGCTGGAACGCGACGATCCGTTGCCGGCGCTGCGTGCCGCCGCCGCACACCTCGGCCTCGCCGGCGACGGCGAGTTGGCGGGCGACACGCTCGAGTCGTTCTACGCGGCCGCAACCGCTGCGTGGGCACGGCGTTTCGGGCCGCGAAGCGCGTGA
- a CDS encoding sulfurtransferase, whose amino-acid sequence MTIVNLAAYHFVSLDAIEQWRPLVTARCNELGLRGTILLAPEGINLFIAGPREATDAFVDYLRHDPLFEGKFATLQFKESLSDSQPFRRMLVRLKREIITMKKPAIKPELGRAPSVDARTLKAWLDRGHDDDGRPVVMLDTRNAFEVDVGTFDDALDYRIDKFSQFPEVIDANRADLEGKTVVSFCTGGIRCEKAAIHMKEIGIDHVYQLEGGILKYFEEVGGAHYHGDCFVFDYRTALNPQLQPTENVTCFACRAVVTPQAQQSPDYVPGKSCPACAQAAAAA is encoded by the coding sequence ATGACCATCGTCAACCTCGCCGCCTACCACTTCGTGTCGCTCGACGCGATCGAGCAATGGCGCCCGCTCGTCACCGCCCGCTGCAACGAACTCGGCCTGCGCGGCACGATCCTGCTCGCGCCGGAAGGCATCAACCTGTTCATCGCCGGCCCGCGCGAAGCGACCGACGCGTTCGTCGACTACCTCCGCCACGATCCGCTGTTCGAAGGCAAATTCGCGACGCTGCAGTTCAAGGAAAGCCTGTCCGACTCGCAGCCGTTCCGCCGCATGCTCGTGCGCCTGAAGCGCGAGATCATCACGATGAAGAAGCCCGCGATCAAGCCCGAACTCGGCCGCGCGCCGTCGGTCGACGCGCGCACGCTGAAGGCGTGGCTCGACCGCGGCCACGACGACGACGGCCGCCCGGTCGTGATGCTCGACACGCGCAATGCGTTCGAGGTCGACGTCGGCACGTTCGACGACGCGCTCGACTACCGGATCGACAAGTTCAGCCAGTTCCCCGAAGTGATCGACGCGAACCGCGCCGATCTCGAAGGCAAGACGGTCGTGTCGTTCTGCACCGGCGGCATCCGCTGCGAGAAGGCCGCGATCCACATGAAGGAAATCGGCATCGACCACGTGTACCAGCTCGAAGGCGGGATCCTCAAATACTTCGAGGAAGTCGGCGGCGCGCACTACCACGGCGACTGCTTCGTGTTCGATTACCGCACCGCGCTGAACCCGCAGCTGCAGCCGACCGAGAACGTCACGTGCTTCGCTTGCCGCGCGGTCGTCACGCCGCAAGCGCAGCAATCGCCGGACTACGTGCCCGGCAAGTCGTGCCCGGCGTGCGCGCAGGCCGCAGCGGCCGCGTAA
- the dnaE gene encoding DNA polymerase III subunit alpha — translation MSDPRFVHLRVHSEFSIADGIVRLDDIVKAAAADGQGALALTDLGNAFGLVRFYQEARGKGIKPIAGCDVWITNPDDRDKPSRLLLLVKDKTGYLNLCELLSKAWLTNQYRGRAELDASWLDGELSQGLLALSGAQQGDIGLALAAGNEEAARRHAQRWAEVFPGGFYIELQRYGQPGAEAYIQQAATLAASLQLPVVATHPMQFMTEDDFTAHEARVCISEGDMLANPRRQKRFTTAQYFRTQDDMVALFADIPSAVANTVEIAKRCNLKLELGKPKLPLFPTPDGMSLDDYLVQLSKEGLEKRLEQLYPDAAERDAQRDTYYKRLEFECGTITKMGFPGYFLIVADFINWAKNNGVPVGPGRGSGAGSLVAYALGITDLDPLRYNLLFERFLNPERVSMPDFDIDFCQHGRDRVIQYVKEKYGADAVSQIATFGTMAAKAAVRDIGRVLDLGYMFTDGVAKLIPFKPGKHVTIADAMKEEPQLQERYDNEDEVHQLLDLAQRVEGLTRNVGMHAGGVLIAPGKLTDFCPLYTQGDDAGVVSQYDKDDVEAVGLVKFDFLGLTTLTILDWAERYIRRLDPTKADWSLAQVPLDDPASFQLLKKANTVAVFQLESRGMQGMLKDAQPDRFEDIIALVSLYRPGPMDLIPSFCARKHGREKVDYPDPRVEPVLKETYGIMVYQEQVMQMAQIIGGYSLGGADLLRRAMGKKKPEEMAKHREIFAEGAAKNGLTREKSDEIFDLMEKFAGYGFNKSHAAAYALLAYYTAWLKAHHPAEFMAANMTLAMDDTDKVKILFDDCVTNNLVVLPPDINQSHYRFEPVAQADGTRSRTIRYGLGAVKGSGQNAIEEILRAREEKPFADLFDFCERVDRRIVNRRTVEALIRAGAFDSLNPNRAQMLASVPLAMEAAEQAAANAMQAGLFDMGAESPHAHALVDEPAWDDKRRLQEEKGALGFYLSGHLFDAYRDEVRRFVRQKVGDLKEGRDKLVAGIIASLRTQMTQRGKMLIASLDDGSGQCEITIFNEQFEANKALFKEDELLIVQGQARNDAFTGGIRFTADTVMDLERARSRYAQAVRLTMNGNADAAVLRRVLEPHVSKDEPGAANVVDAPAPRGGGRDGGRRPQAPLPNGLAVQIHYSNARAQGEMRLGDAWRVKPSDALLAELRATFGGSVVEITY, via the coding sequence ATGTCAGATCCCCGCTTCGTCCATCTCCGCGTTCACTCCGAATTCTCGATTGCCGACGGCATCGTGCGTCTCGACGACATCGTCAAGGCCGCTGCCGCCGACGGTCAGGGTGCGCTCGCCCTCACCGATCTCGGCAACGCGTTCGGCCTCGTCCGTTTCTACCAGGAAGCCCGTGGCAAGGGCATCAAGCCGATTGCCGGCTGCGACGTCTGGATCACGAATCCGGACGATCGCGACAAACCGTCGCGCCTGCTGCTGCTGGTGAAGGACAAGACCGGTTATCTGAATCTGTGCGAGCTGCTGTCGAAGGCGTGGCTCACGAACCAGTACCGCGGCCGGGCGGAGCTCGACGCGAGCTGGCTCGACGGCGAGTTGTCGCAAGGGCTGCTCGCGCTGTCGGGCGCGCAGCAAGGCGATATCGGGCTCGCGCTGGCGGCCGGTAACGAGGAAGCCGCGCGCCGTCACGCGCAGCGCTGGGCCGAGGTGTTTCCCGGCGGCTTCTACATCGAGTTGCAGCGTTACGGCCAGCCGGGCGCCGAGGCCTACATCCAGCAGGCCGCGACGCTCGCCGCGTCGCTGCAGCTGCCGGTCGTCGCGACGCATCCGATGCAGTTCATGACCGAGGACGATTTCACCGCGCACGAAGCGCGCGTGTGTATCTCCGAAGGCGACATGCTCGCGAATCCGCGGCGCCAGAAGCGCTTCACGACCGCTCAGTACTTCCGCACGCAGGACGACATGGTCGCGCTGTTCGCGGATATTCCGTCGGCGGTCGCGAACACGGTGGAAATCGCGAAGCGCTGCAACCTGAAGCTCGAGCTCGGCAAGCCGAAGCTGCCGCTGTTCCCGACGCCGGACGGCATGTCGCTCGACGATTACCTGGTCCAGCTGTCGAAGGAGGGGCTCGAGAAGCGCCTCGAGCAGCTGTACCCGGATGCCGCCGAGCGCGATGCGCAGCGCGACACCTACTACAAGCGGCTCGAATTCGAGTGCGGGACCATCACGAAGATGGGCTTCCCCGGCTACTTCCTGATCGTGGCCGACTTCATCAACTGGGCGAAGAACAACGGCGTGCCGGTCGGCCCGGGCCGCGGCTCGGGCGCCGGCTCGCTGGTCGCGTACGCGCTCGGCATCACCGATCTGGATCCGCTGCGCTACAACCTGCTGTTCGAGCGATTCCTGAATCCGGAACGCGTGTCGATGCCCGACTTCGACATCGACTTCTGTCAGCACGGCCGCGATCGCGTGATCCAGTACGTGAAGGAGAAATACGGTGCGGACGCCGTGTCGCAGATCGCCACGTTCGGCACGATGGCCGCGAAGGCGGCCGTGCGCGACATCGGCCGCGTGCTCGATCTCGGCTACATGTTCACCGACGGCGTTGCGAAGCTGATCCCGTTCAAGCCGGGCAAGCACGTGACGATCGCCGACGCGATGAAGGAAGAGCCGCAACTGCAGGAGCGCTACGACAACGAGGACGAGGTGCATCAGCTGCTCGATCTCGCGCAGCGCGTCGAGGGCCTCACGCGTAACGTCGGCATGCACGCGGGCGGCGTGCTGATCGCGCCGGGCAAGCTGACCGATTTCTGTCCGCTGTACACGCAGGGCGACGACGCCGGCGTCGTCAGCCAGTACGACAAGGACGACGTCGAAGCCGTCGGCCTCGTGAAGTTCGACTTTCTGGGCCTCACGACGCTGACGATCCTCGACTGGGCCGAGCGCTACATCCGTCGCCTCGACCCGACCAAGGCCGACTGGTCGCTCGCGCAGGTGCCGCTCGACGATCCGGCGTCGTTCCAGCTCCTCAAGAAGGCCAACACGGTCGCGGTGTTCCAGCTGGAAAGCCGCGGCATGCAGGGCATGCTGAAGGACGCGCAGCCCGACCGCTTCGAAGACATCATCGCGCTCGTGTCGTTGTACCGTCCGGGGCCGATGGACCTGATCCCGAGCTTCTGCGCCCGCAAGCACGGGCGCGAGAAGGTCGACTATCCGGATCCGCGCGTCGAACCCGTCCTGAAAGAGACCTACGGGATCATGGTCTATCAGGAGCAGGTGATGCAGATGGCGCAGATCATCGGCGGCTACTCGCTCGGCGGCGCGGACTTGCTGCGTCGCGCGATGGGCAAGAAGAAGCCCGAGGAGATGGCCAAGCACCGCGAGATCTTCGCCGAAGGTGCGGCGAAGAACGGCCTCACGCGCGAGAAGTCCGATGAGATCTTCGACTTGATGGAGAAGTTCGCGGGCTACGGCTTCAACAAGTCGCACGCGGCCGCGTACGCGCTGCTCGCTTATTACACCGCGTGGCTGAAGGCGCACCATCCGGCCGAATTCATGGCGGCCAACATGACGCTCGCGATGGACGACACCGACAAGGTGAAGATCCTGTTCGACGATTGCGTCACGAACAACCTCGTGGTGCTGCCGCCCGACATCAACCAGTCGCATTACCGCTTCGAGCCGGTTGCGCAGGCCGACGGCACGCGTTCGCGCACGATCCGCTACGGCCTCGGCGCGGTGAAGGGCAGCGGCCAGAATGCGATCGAGGAAATCCTGCGCGCGCGCGAGGAGAAGCCGTTTGCCGATCTGTTCGACTTCTGCGAGCGGGTCGACCGGCGCATCGTCAACCGTCGCACGGTCGAGGCGCTGATCCGCGCGGGCGCGTTCGATTCGCTGAACCCGAACCGCGCGCAGATGCTCGCGTCGGTTCCGCTTGCAATGGAGGCGGCCGAACAGGCCGCTGCGAACGCGATGCAGGCCGGCCTGTTCGACATGGGCGCCGAGTCGCCGCACGCGCACGCGCTCGTCGACGAACCGGCGTGGGACGACAAGCGCCGGCTGCAGGAAGAGAAGGGCGCGCTCGGCTTCTACCTGTCCGGCCACCTGTTCGACGCATATCGCGACGAAGTGCGCCGGTTCGTGCGGCAGAAGGTGGGTGATTTGAAGGAAGGCCGCGACAAGCTCGTCGCGGGCATCATCGCGTCGCTGCGCACGCAGATGACGCAGCGCGGCAAGATGCTGATCGCGTCGCTCGACGATGGGTCGGGGCAGTGCGAAATCACGATCTTCAACGAGCAGTTCGAGGCGAACAAGGCGCTGTTCAAGGAAGACGAGCTGCTGATCGTGCAGGGGCAGGCACGTAACGACGCGTTCACCGGCGGCATCCGCTTCACGGCCGACACGGTGATGGATCTCGAACGCGCGCGCAGCCGCTATGCGCAGGCGGTGCGGCTGACGATGAACGGCAACGCCGATGCGGCGGTGCTGCGCCGCGTGCTCGAGCCGCACGTGTCGAAGGATGAACCGGGCGCCGCCAACGTGGTCGACGCCCCCGCGCCGCGCGGCGGCGGGCGCGACGGCGGCCGTCGCCCGCAGGCGCCGCTGCCGAACGGGCTCGCGGTGCAGATTCACTACAGCAACGCGCGCGCGCAGGGCGAAATGCGTCTGGGCGATGCGTGGCGCGTGAAGCCGAGCGACGCGTTGCTCGCGGAGCTGCGCGCGACGTTCGGCGGCAGCGTCGTCGAAATCACGTACTGA
- a CDS encoding glycosyltransferase family 9 protein: protein MANGKPRGRILVIRIDFLGDMLCTTAFLSALKQRWPEAELHVVANRYNAAVLAGNPHVHTVHTYVYSRQCERNDRPGRMRAFVDRLRLVRRLRRLRFDLVVVPNGGMHRSSIQFARQLGAKDCRWHDADSEFDDRKPDHVATRPIAHEALSGFRLVPELGHTNLDGLALSVYPDRALQDTWHRLLGPRGKPRVGLFVSNKAAERRWPADRWCELARRLGAIADVIVFRDPVVSAAHDADAHAWRDVDARHVAPPSVAEMMAAASLLDVIVSADSAPVHLASALGVPVAALFEDRPEKYLRWHPVGVPHMILRAGATVEAIGVDTLERAVRHLLTQPVQIDAAPERALPPGGATAEFARASAS, encoded by the coding sequence ATGGCCAACGGTAAGCCGAGGGGCCGGATCCTCGTGATCCGGATTGATTTTCTGGGCGACATGCTTTGCACGACCGCATTTCTGAGTGCCTTGAAGCAGCGCTGGCCCGAAGCGGAACTGCACGTGGTCGCGAACCGCTACAACGCGGCAGTCCTCGCCGGCAACCCGCATGTGCATACCGTCCATACCTACGTGTATAGCCGGCAATGCGAGCGCAACGATCGTCCTGGGCGCATGCGCGCGTTCGTCGACCGGCTGCGGCTCGTGCGCCGGCTGCGCCGCTTGCGGTTCGACCTCGTCGTCGTGCCCAATGGCGGCATGCACCGCAGCAGCATCCAGTTCGCGCGCCAGCTCGGCGCCAAGGACTGCCGCTGGCACGATGCGGACTCCGAATTCGACGATCGCAAGCCCGATCACGTCGCGACGCGGCCGATCGCCCATGAGGCACTGTCGGGCTTCCGGCTCGTGCCGGAACTCGGTCATACGAATCTCGACGGTCTCGCGCTGTCCGTTTATCCGGATCGTGCGCTGCAAGACACCTGGCATCGACTGCTCGGGCCGCGCGGCAAGCCGCGCGTCGGGCTGTTCGTGTCGAACAAGGCGGCGGAGCGCCGCTGGCCGGCCGACCGGTGGTGCGAGCTGGCGCGGCGGCTCGGCGCGATTGCCGATGTGATCGTGTTCCGCGATCCGGTCGTGTCGGCCGCCCACGATGCCGATGCGCACGCGTGGCGAGACGTGGACGCGCGGCACGTCGCGCCGCCGTCGGTCGCGGAGATGATGGCGGCGGCGAGCCTGCTCGACGTGATCGTGTCGGCCGACAGCGCACCGGTGCATCTGGCGTCGGCGCTCGGTGTGCCGGTCGCCGCGCTGTTCGAGGACCGTCCGGAGAAGTATCTGCGCTGGCATCCGGTCGGCGTGCCGCACATGATTCTGCGGGCCGGTGCGACGGTGGAAGCGATCGGCGTCGACACGCTGGAGCGTGCGGTGCGCCATCTGTTGACGCAGCCCGTGCAGATTGATGCAGCGCCGGAGCGTGCGCTGCCGCCGGGTGGCGCAACGGCTGAGTTTGCTCGCGCGTCGGCTTCGTAA
- a CDS encoding glycosyltransferase family 9 protein, which translates to MALFSSARPPRTILVAAPRRIGDVLLTTPLVRSLKARWPDAQIDMLVFRGTEGVLEHNPDVRRVIVVAQRARFSERLRDALSIWRRYDLACAALSSDRPRFYSWFAGRKRVGLVDPNRVTWLTRMMLDGIAINHHESAHTVVSTLALAPVIGIEPVSEVVAPGIGDDPARRARFDAWLAESPAIRDGRPLVVLHPYPMFRYKQWRLDGWVEMIDWLRGQGFAVALSGGPADREREYAEQVAAEAGGDVLNLVGRLTFGESAELVRRARLFIGPDTGATHVAAATGTDTIALFGPSDPVRWGPWPQHWPPTENPWALRGSGRHGNVWLLQGEGDCVPCRHEGCERHVDSRSDCLANLGAQRVKAAAAEMLGLNPPDPAGVIIDTSRLDRARRD; encoded by the coding sequence GTGGCCCTGTTTTCCTCCGCCCGCCCGCCCAGAACCATTCTCGTTGCCGCACCGCGCCGGATCGGCGACGTGCTGCTGACGACGCCGCTCGTGCGTTCGCTCAAGGCGCGCTGGCCCGACGCCCAAATCGACATGCTGGTGTTTCGCGGCACCGAAGGCGTGCTGGAGCACAACCCGGACGTGCGGCGTGTGATCGTCGTCGCCCAGCGCGCGCGGTTCAGCGAGCGGCTGCGCGACGCGCTGTCGATCTGGCGCCGCTACGATCTCGCCTGCGCGGCACTGAGTTCGGACCGCCCGCGCTTCTACAGCTGGTTTGCCGGCCGCAAGCGCGTTGGCCTCGTCGACCCGAATCGCGTCACGTGGCTCACGCGGATGATGCTCGACGGAATCGCGATCAATCACCACGAATCCGCGCACACGGTCGTCAGCACGCTCGCGCTCGCGCCGGTGATCGGCATCGAGCCGGTGTCGGAGGTCGTTGCGCCCGGAATCGGCGACGACCCGGCGCGGCGCGCGCGCTTCGATGCGTGGCTCGCGGAATCGCCGGCGATTCGCGACGGCAGGCCGCTCGTCGTGCTGCATCCGTATCCGATGTTCCGCTACAAACAATGGCGGCTCGACGGCTGGGTCGAGATGATCGACTGGCTGCGCGGGCAGGGATTCGCGGTCGCGCTGTCGGGCGGCCCGGCCGATCGCGAGCGCGAATATGCGGAGCAGGTCGCGGCCGAGGCGGGCGGCGACGTGCTGAATCTGGTCGGCCGCCTCACGTTCGGCGAGAGCGCGGAGCTGGTGCGGCGCGCACGCCTGTTCATCGGCCCCGATACCGGCGCGACGCACGTCGCGGCCGCGACGGGAACCGACACGATCGCGCTGTTCGGCCCGTCCGATCCGGTGCGCTGGGGGCCGTGGCCGCAGCACTGGCCGCCGACCGAAAATCCGTGGGCGTTGCGCGGCTCAGGCCGGCACGGCAACGTGTGGCTGCTGCAGGGCGAAGGTGATTGCGTGCCGTGCCGGCACGAGGGCTGCGAGCGTCACGTCGACAGCCGCAGCGACTGTCTCGCGAATCTCGGCGCGCAGCGCGTGAAGGCCGCGGCGGCCGAGATGCTCGGGCTGAATCCGCCGGACCCGGCGGGTGTGATCATCGATACGTCGCGGCTCGATCGGGCGCGTCGGGACTGA
- a CDS encoding O-antigen ligase family protein has translation MLSFSASATRRLTAARAFAVIALCMVPVSTALTNVFCGLFAAALVISPEFWRELRSFVTEPASLAALLILAALAASITYTVAPHPKAWNWVAKYDKLLLLPFAALAFRHSNWAPIVRRAWFGTLCVILVLSTTNYLGLTSIGPAHSTELPLSRAWVFKNHIAAGMFGALLFYQAADLALSARSALARAAYAGVAAWSLINVFVMLQGRTGQVIALLLILVVAVRFVLVLRRQSPLRASLAAGALVLAGAALVAAACTVHNGRLTKVVSEVQQYRQTDAVTSTGLRLEWYKKGLELYRMRPVIGYGAGGLEFEFQKLAAGKTAAEGQLTSNPHNEYLLMAVQLGTIGVLLFVNLIVQIARGSRGLDPRSKHLLLAWLAIFTIGSLANSLLLDFAEGHLLVLLAGILLGCGAARSDTLPRETAALRRSA, from the coding sequence ATGCTTTCGTTTTCCGCCTCCGCCACGCGGCGCCTCACCGCCGCCCGCGCCTTCGCCGTCATCGCGCTCTGCATGGTGCCCGTGTCGACCGCGCTGACCAACGTGTTCTGCGGACTGTTCGCGGCCGCGCTCGTCATCTCTCCTGAATTCTGGCGCGAGCTGCGCTCGTTCGTCACCGAGCCGGCGTCGCTCGCGGCGCTGCTGATTCTTGCGGCGCTCGCCGCGAGCATCACGTACACGGTCGCGCCGCACCCGAAGGCGTGGAACTGGGTCGCCAAGTACGACAAGTTGCTGTTGCTGCCGTTTGCCGCGCTCGCGTTCCGCCACTCGAACTGGGCGCCGATCGTGCGCCGTGCGTGGTTCGGCACGCTGTGCGTGATCCTGGTGCTGTCGACGACCAACTATCTCGGGCTGACTTCGATCGGGCCCGCGCATTCGACCGAGCTGCCGCTGTCGCGCGCGTGGGTGTTCAAGAACCACATCGCGGCCGGGATGTTCGGCGCGCTGCTGTTCTACCAGGCCGCCGACCTCGCGCTGTCGGCGCGCAGCGCGCTCGCGCGCGCGGCCTACGCCGGCGTGGCCGCGTGGTCGCTGATCAACGTCTTCGTGATGCTTCAGGGCCGCACCGGGCAGGTGATCGCGCTGCTGCTGATCCTCGTCGTGGCCGTGCGGTTCGTGCTGGTGTTGCGCCGCCAGTCGCCGCTGCGCGCCAGCCTCGCCGCGGGCGCGCTGGTGCTGGCGGGCGCCGCGCTCGTCGCCGCTGCTTGTACCGTGCACAACGGCCGGCTCACGAAGGTCGTCTCCGAAGTGCAGCAGTACCGGCAGACCGACGCCGTGACGTCGACGGGGCTGCGTCTCGAGTGGTACAAGAAGGGCCTCGAGCTGTATCGGATGCGTCCGGTGATCGGTTACGGCGCCGGCGGCCTCGAGTTCGAATTCCAGAAGCTCGCGGCCGGCAAAACGGCCGCCGAAGGCCAGCTCACGTCGAATCCGCATAACGAGTACCTGTTAATGGCCGTGCAGCTCGGCACGATCGGCGTGCTGCTGTTCGTGAACCTGATCGTGCAGATCGCGCGCGGCAGCCGTGGGCTGGATCCGCGCTCGAAGCATCTGCTGCTCGCGTGGCTCGCGATTTTCACGATCGGCAGTCTCGCGAACTCGCTGCTGCTCGATTTCGCCGAAGGACATCTGCTCGTGCTGCTCGCCGGCATCCTGCTCGGCTGCGGCGCGGCGCGCAGCGACACGCTGCCGCGCGAGACGGCGGCGCTGCGGCGCAGCGCCTGA
- a CDS encoding glycosyltransferase family 2 protein: MFSIIIPTWNNLPYLKLVVDSLRRHSAFDHQIIVHVNDGSDGTLDWVRSEGIEHTASPANIGICHAVNLAAARATRDYVVYMNDDMYCCPGWDAALVRRIEQMPTDLFMLSGTMVEPVDTRNPCVVVSNFGRDAEHFDAAGLVAAAPRLARADWLGSTWPPTLVHRDWWHRIGGYSSELSPGMSSDNDFSMKFWDAGCRIFLGVGDSLVYHFQQKSTGKIVKNDGRRQFLNKWGMTQATFDRYYLHRGEAAGSRVALDTPAVEGRLKRALLRSRIKRAFS; this comes from the coding sequence ATGTTCTCCATCATCATTCCGACCTGGAACAACCTGCCGTACCTCAAGCTCGTCGTCGACAGCCTGCGCCGCCATTCCGCGTTCGACCACCAGATCATCGTGCACGTGAACGACGGCTCGGACGGCACGCTCGACTGGGTGCGCAGCGAAGGCATCGAGCACACCGCGTCGCCGGCCAACATCGGCATCTGCCACGCAGTGAACCTCGCCGCCGCGCGCGCGACGCGCGACTACGTCGTCTACATGAACGACGACATGTACTGCTGCCCCGGCTGGGACGCCGCGCTCGTGCGCCGCATCGAGCAGATGCCGACCGATCTGTTCATGCTGTCCGGCACGATGGTCGAGCCGGTCGACACGCGCAATCCGTGCGTCGTCGTCAGCAATTTCGGCCGGGATGCCGAACATTTCGACGCGGCGGGGCTGGTCGCGGCCGCGCCGCGACTCGCCCGCGCCGACTGGCTCGGCTCGACGTGGCCGCCGACGCTCGTGCACCGCGACTGGTGGCACCGCATCGGCGGCTACAGCAGCGAGCTGTCGCCCGGGATGAGCAGCGACAACGACTTCTCGATGAAATTCTGGGATGCCGGCTGCCGGATCTTCCTCGGCGTCGGCGACAGCCTCGTCTATCACTTCCAGCAGAAGAGCACCGGCAAGATCGTCAAGAACGACGGGCGCCGTCAGTTCCTGAACAAATGGGGCATGACGCAGGCAACCTTCGACCGCTATTACCTGCATCGCGGCGAAGCCGCCGGCTCGCGCGTCGCCCTCGACACGCCGGCCGTCGAAGGGCGGCTCAAGCGTGCGCTGCTGCGCTCGCGGATCAAGCGCGCGTTCAGCTGA
- a CDS encoding glycosyltransferase family 2 protein yields MAEPTLGVALIALNAAARLAQCLDALTFADDIVVIDGGSTDDTVAIARAHGARVIVERDWPGFGPQKNRALDALDTDWILSLDTDEVVSPELAESIRAAIRAPAAQVYALDRLSSFCGQWIRHSGWYPDWVPRLFRRGMARFSDDLVHERLVFDTPAQRLAGKLMHYSYEDFETVVRKLDAYSTAGARQRRAAGQRGGFGKALARGAWAFVRTYVLRRGFLDGRAGFMIAVFNAETVYYRFLKLGHEAAR; encoded by the coding sequence ATGGCAGAACCCACCCTCGGCGTCGCTCTCATCGCCCTCAACGCGGCCGCGCGGCTCGCGCAATGCCTCGACGCGTTGACCTTCGCCGACGACATCGTCGTGATCGACGGCGGCAGCACCGACGATACCGTCGCGATCGCCCGCGCGCACGGCGCGCGCGTGATCGTCGAGCGCGACTGGCCGGGCTTCGGTCCGCAGAAGAACCGCGCGCTCGATGCGCTCGACACCGACTGGATCCTGTCGCTCGACACCGACGAGGTGGTGAGCCCCGAACTCGCCGAATCGATCCGCGCGGCGATCCGCGCGCCGGCCGCGCAGGTCTATGCGCTCGACCGGCTGTCGAGCTTCTGCGGCCAGTGGATCCGCCACAGCGGCTGGTATCCGGACTGGGTGCCGCGGCTGTTCCGGCGCGGCATGGCGCGCTTTTCCGACGATCTGGTGCACGAACGGCTCGTGTTCGACACGCCCGCGCAGCGACTGGCCGGCAAGCTGATGCACTATTCGTACGAGGATTTCGAAACGGTCGTGCGCAAGCTCGATGCCTATTCGACCGCGGGTGCGCGCCAGCGCCGCGCGGCCGGCCAGCGCGGCGGCTTCGGCAAGGCGCTTGCGCGCGGCGCATGGGCGTTCGTGCGCACCTACGTGCTGCGGCGCGGCTTCCTCGACGGCCGGGCGGGCTTCATGATCGCCGTCTTCAACGCGGAAACGGTGTACTACCGGTTCCTGAAGCTCGGCCACGAAGCGGCGCGCTGA